tatagatttccgttttatccttagaattaataaaactgattttatcaatctaactataaaactaatagagtTCGTTatcatgattatcaaccaaaaaaaaaaatcaaccaaaataattaggaacatacgcataatctattttaattaacaattaattaaaacttatttatccttagaattaattaatcaaaacaatttgttaattaatcctaactataaatatttattcaatcctattgaaaacttctaaattttcatatatgaaataacggatttaacgatggctctgataccactgttggaaattaggctaaggtatagcagtagaaatataaaattttaacctatttccatttaaccacaagatccgttaaccgttatttcatataaagaatgataagaagaaataccttttagaagttctatctaccgttgcaaacgaagtgcccacaacttcaaaagagatagaaactgtctaccaatctgcccctatccgaaacagacctttcaGACCTCCGAAcaacaatcccttcggtggaaacgtggaagaatatgtctagaagctcctgtccaaaaatcgcgacgatccgacggttcaatctccggaaatccgcgaaatcgtgaactgacctgatgtaggagtagtaaaacgaatttctcccttttgtttgtttttcttcttcgagttcccaaacacgaaataaaaatacgggaagattaatttagtatcaaccgttgaatagcaaccaaagtagattgcctctaattaatcaacacaagatcaaggataaaagaaatagatgaaaatcaattgatcaaacgaagccgtagagaaatctcgtcctcgaactaggggtgtcgaattttctctctcttggactaggtgaatttcgaaaatcacaagtagggtatggcttgcttggatttccaaaatctcaagggaattaggttactgaataggaattccattcggaatggaattcctaattattatctcactatatatctaatatattaaggataataataataactttattggataataataggagtatattaatctaattaaaactcctaacttaattatctcttaattaatttaattcatattcctaatctaattaggattaacaaaatcaaattaattattcatgtatgtcactacataaatttcgacccccttatgtccatgggccttattgggctcaattgggtttctatcaattaattaacatctatctctcttttaggttccaagtcttatgtgtgatccattaggttcttattgcttctagccgtatgcaacgttattaaattaattttcaaagaattatatttaatctttgcataacggaatgatgtacagagtatgtgattagcaagtccgtaatcattcccctagagctataagaagacaggttgattttgtcgttaacctttccgtattagttacagtataattcgatcgtttatcaactacattcttgaactgaatcttatgactatgggtgatgtcaagtcacatatagcgagacgttcgttttacttttacaggccgagtcaactcaaaaggataggttaagtgaaatctgtatttcttactcttaagctatcaccttgcaaggatttagagtcgagtcttccacaagcgatccatggatgtatctcccatttatcgggagtgataaatgctcaatccaatatataacgactccgcaattacttcctgtgatacccaacgtctactgttcacaccctagagtcatctctgttaaggatcgtgttacaccagagtcaaagcatcacattccgtaatccagaataccaattaatattcctttgagtctgaggattaattatacctattaataccaatgagatgaacaggtggcaaggatgaatctacccatcctgttatctcaaatcggatccccaatcctaatgaacaacgtttcatcgaatctatgtaactgtccagatatctgtatatatgaagcttgtgagatcagctttctgtcggacagaagacattgttacatacaagtctcaacagtgatatgtcagtcccaaacatatcacttgacttggggtggttttaagtttatcagtttactataaagttttgtctcacttcatgcttgtatgaacactttataatcactttaaataaacttacggatttccttttattagactttatttagtgcttaaaatggattgtctttatatagttataaaacatatatctcattaaacaaatgatataaagaacaattcatttacattaagtttgtatcctagaacaattgtctataggacactaaaccccaacactcgGCATCCGTGAATCAATCCCTAGTCCTCAAGCTTTGACAATGCCGCGGAGAGGCCTTCCGcacaaaggagaaataaatACGGCGAGAGTGGATCTCCTTGCCGAAGTCCTCTACTAGGAGAGATAGGACCCACAACATGACTTCCGCAGATAATCTTATACGAGGCCTGAGTAACACACTGCATAACCAACTCAATCCATCTCTCGGCGAACCCCATCTTCCTTATAATCAACTTCAGAAAATCCCACTCTACCCTGTCCTAAGCTTTGGCCATATCCAGCTTAATGATGCAACGCCAATTCGGCCCTGAGTCTTCCGATTAAGGTAATGATTAATCTCATAGGCAAGCATGATATTATCAGTAATAAGGTGGCCCAGGACAAAAGCACTCTGATACGGGGAAATAATAAGATCGAGGATAACCTTTAACCTGTTGGCAATGGTTTTTGCTAGAATCTTGTATATGACATTGCACATGGCGATAGGCCGAAGGTCAGTAGCCTTCTCCGGCTTGGTCTTCTtcgaaattaaaattaaatttgtttcaTGAATGTCCGTTGGGAATATACCAGAATTGAGCCACTGCAGGCAAGATAAGACTACATCCGGACCCACCAGGTCCCAATAATGATGATAGAAACACGGGTTAAAACCATCTGGCCCCTGGCTTTTATCAGGGTGCATAGAGAAAACCGCACTCTTTATTTCCTCCGCCTCAAAAGGTTTTAATAGTTCTTCGCTAATGGCAGGAGTAATTTTAGATTGGAcattttccaaaatatcatcagCAGCACATTCGTTTGATGAAAAGATGTCAGAGAAATACTGAAATATAAGTGAGTCCAAGCCTGAAGCCCAGTCGACCCATCTCCCATTCTCATCTCTTAGTTGGGATATCGCATTTTTCTTCCGCCTGCTGCTCGCTGCTGCGTGGAAGAAACGAGAATTCAAATCACCCGCCTTTAACCACTGCTTCTTCGCCCGCTGACACCAAAACTTCTCCTGTTGGATAAGTAGATCGTCCAGCTCGGCCCTAGCCGCAATAAACCGCTCCTGACCGATTTGATCACCACGCTGCTTATACGAGTTAAGGCGACGCTTACACTCCCGGAGCTGATGACGAAATTTGGTCCTAATCTGAATCCCCCATTCGAACAGCGCCGTCCCACAGACCTGCTGTTTTTGAAGCAAATCCGAGCTATCGGAAGCATACCAGGGAGACCGAACCTTAATCCCGCAATCAGGCTCCCCAATCCAAGCATTCTCAAACCGAAACCCACGGTGGACAGTAGTTGAGGCTCCGCGAAGAGATAAAACCAAAACAGTATGATCAGAACACGCCGCATTTCGTTTAGAACTAGAGCTGGCGGGAAACGCGCCAACCAATCCACTGAAGCTAGCACTCTGTCGATTTTTTCCTCAATGCAGGCATCAGAGCCTCTCCCTCTCTCCCAAGTATACTGATACCCGTTCATTTTCACCTCTAAAAGACCACAGAAATTAACTGTTTCATTAAAGCCATTGATAAGGGACATCGGATAACGGTTCCCACCTCTTTTCTCCTCCTGAGATAACAAGTCATTAAAATCACCTAGCACAACCCAAGGGGTACCAGAGGACCCACTTAAAGAACGCAGGAGGTCCCACGACTCTCTCCTCCGAGCTCTTTCAGGAAAACCATAAAAACCGATAAATCGATACTCCGGCAAACCTTGCGAAAAAATAGAGACATCAATATAGTTTGTGGAATAAGCGCGTAGGCTAATAGAAGTTTTAACTTTCCAAAAGAGAGCAAGACCACCTCCAGTATTCACAGGATCAACAATAAACAAGCCATCATAACGAATCTGCTTTTTTATTAACTCAACTTTAGCTCGGTTACATTTAACTtccatcaaaaaaaaataacaataggATCAAAACGGGAAACAAAGTTCTTCAAATGACGAATTGTACAGGCATTCCCTAATCCCCGACAGTTCCAGCTCAAAATATTCATGAAGATTCGCGGGACTGCATCCCAGTCCCTGGCATAAATTGCATTTCATCACCTGCACTCACAACTGCAGCTGGAGTCTCTGCCCCCTGAACGTTTGTTACATGTGATACAGAAGTAGCAGGTTCCTTTCCGCTCTCCTAACGACGGCGCTTTGGGTCCACAACCTCAATGCCCTCCTCTTCCATATCAACTGGCGGATCTGATTGCTCACTGTGCTATCCCTTCCCACTTTTTTGCTTCCCTACCATTTTCACACCCTCATGTGCACTGTTTGGTCCCTGTCCTGGATCGGTCAAAGATGCCACAACCATTTGACGGACAACATTAGCAATTTTTGGGGCCTGATAGCTTGATGATGCTGCCGTAGTCGCAAAAGAACTCCTACCGTAGTTCTTACCAATCGGACTCTCAGCTCCCGCTGGAGGAGAGGTAAGCAGAAATCTTGAGGCTGGCGGAGCATTCGATCGCCTGACTGAAGCCCTCATCCACGGCCCAAAAACACGCTCTACCGAGCTAGAGTCAGCAACCTCCAACAAGGCGGGGCAGAACTTGTCCGCATGCCCAATGCACCCACAAACAAAGCAAAACGTGGGTAATTTCTCGTATTTGAATAGGACCCAGGAGAACGACCCACCCACTTTGCTAATCTTCATCTTGCGTTTCAAGGGCTTGAACACATTTAGGGCTACTCGGATTCTCATATAGGTTCGTGATGGTCCCGAGAAGTTGTTAGGGTCCGCTTCAATAAAAGTCCCTAAAAAGTTCCCGATACTGGTTGCGATAGATTCTGACATAAAGCCAGATGGGAGGTCAAAGACTTGTACCCAGAATTCCACATGTGTCATCACTACGTCGGCAGGGTTCTGTTCCTGGCCTACATTTTGCATCACTAGCAAGTGCTGATCAAAGGTCCAAGGGCCACCTTTCAGTACTTTATCTCGCTCAAACGGGTGAAAAAACTCAAACCTGAATAAATTGGGCCCCAGTTCGACAACACACATGCCCTTTGAGGGTCTCCAGACTTCTGCTAACGTACTCTTCATAAACGGAATTTTTACAGCACGGTCCGTAACAAAGGAGCCGAGGAAACTCCATGAGGGGGGACGTTCGACCTCTGCAAGATCGCTTTGTTGGAGGACCAAGCCAGGGATAGCATCCTCCTCAACAGTAACAAGAGCGCTTTCATTAGGGAAATCAGCCATAGCAGCAATGGAGGTAAGTAGCGAAGGCAATCGGCGGCGGTGAGGGAGACGACAGCTCAATAGAGGCGAGAATATTAGTTTGAGTAGGGCTCTACAGTTGTATACTTTTAAGGTTAATCATACCACTTTGTAAGTTGAGAAAGTAACGAATCACCTggctaattaatttttttttttttttttggagtcAAATTCATGGGGTTATACGAATTAAGCCAAAGCAAAAGTATAGATCTTAGCATTGAGGCGTATGATGTAAGGAATGGAAGTGGCCATTACACAAATATAGCTATACATGCTCACACACACACCACCATGTATTGGCTGTCATTCATATAATGACATACAACTTATGATATATGCCAGTTCTATTCTTCCatgtaatttttgtttttctttatttgtttttctttataaatatacaAGTCACCActcaattataaaataaaaccaTCATTCTTTCACAacctatattatatataataaacacATCCTAAATCCAAGCAAGCAAAGCAAAGAAAAGCATACAAAAGCACAACTCTGTCTATCAACAAGCAAAACATCTCCCTAAAGCCATAAAGTGTAACCAAACCCAAAAGCATTTCCTAAAGTTGCCCAAAAAAAGTaatggaggaagaagaggaaaacATACCACCATTCTGGCTTCAAACAAACGATGGGCGCCGCCGTCGCCTCCGCCACAAAGCCTCCTCCATCTTTCTCAACTCCGGTGTCCTCCTTTTAATCCTATTAGTCATAGCTTTAGTGTTTATTTTCGTTATTGTTCCTTCAATTGTTTCTTTCACTTCTCAAATTTTTAAACCGAACTTGATTAAGAAAAGTTGGGACTCTTTGAATCTGGTTTTAGTTCTGTTTGCTATAGTGTGTGGATTTCTTGGCCGGAATCATAATagtaataatagtaataatggAAGTCCAAGTTATCAAAGCATGGAATCTTCAAATGTACAACAACATGATGATGCTCAAGCTCAGAGATCTTACCCATCAACTCCGGTGAATAGATGGTATCAAGATCGGACGGCTTATAGTGGTTTGAATCGGTTGAGGAGTTTCAATTCTTATCCGGATCTCCGGCAAGAATCATTGTGGGTGACTAATAGTGATGAACGGTGGCGATTCTATGATGACACTCATCTTAATGGCTACCGGATTTCCAACTCCGATCAGTTGCAGGATGTTCTTCCACCTCTGCCGCCGCcgcagaagaagaagcaggAATTGAAGAAACTTCAGCAAGAAGACGAAGATGTGAGGACTAAAGATGTAGATGTTGATACTTCTGTGAAGGAAGTTGTTTACACTCCTCCGCCGCTGTCTCCGCCGAAGATGCCTACGAAGGCTGTGAAGAGAAAGGTGAAGAGGACATATGAGGATATTGGATATGAGAAGAGAAAGGTGGAGTCGGAGAAGGATTTGAAAACAGCACCACCTTCTCCGCCGCCGCTGACGACGACTCGACCACAACCGGTTTTCAGTAAGAATGAGAAAAAGAGAGGTAAGGATCTACTAATGACTCCGttcaggaaaaagaaaaagaagcagAGACAAAAGAGTGTTGAAAATCTCGAGAGCTTATTCGATCCTCAATCTTCATTCTATCAATCTTCGATTCCACCACCATCTCCAGCTCCACCACCTCCACCGCCTCCGCCACCACCACATTTCCTCCAAAATCTCTTCTCTACAAAGAAAAGCAGAGCTAAGAAAGCACATTTAGCTCCTgctcctccaccaccacctccGCCGCCACCTCGACCAGTTACTTCGTCTTCTAGGGCATCGAGAACCACCCTGCAAGTAGCAGCAGTGACTACGCATAAACCTCCGAAATCAGTGAGAACCGGTGGTTTTAACGGAGTGGAAGAGAATGTGGAAAGTGGAAATTTGTCACCGCTTAATCCAATTCCACCGCCTCCGCCGCTGCCGCCGTTTAAGGTGAATTCGTGGAAGTTTGTGCGGGACGGGGATTATGTTAGAGTGGCGAGTTTTAACAGTGACCGGAGTGCATCGCCGGATTTGGAAAGTGAAGAGTCAAGTCCAATGGCAGATTCCAGTCCAAAGATAATGCCATTGTTCTGTCCGAGTCCTGATGTGAATACGAAGGCGGAGAACTTCATAGCAAGATTCAGAGCAGGgttgaagatggagaagatgaattCTGTGACGGGAAGATCGAATCTTGGGCCGGGTTCTGATCCAGTAGAAGGAGAAGgcccaagttagaatttattttattttttgggggaatttggaatttatttttgtttgtttgattTGGTTGAGGATATATGTTGATTTGGGTTAGTTTGACAATACATACAGATGAAATTAAGCTTTAGGAATACAGGGAGCTTTATGTGATCTCTTAAACATGaacttccaattttttttattttttttattttagaaataagaTTGATACTTTTTTCATGAATTTATCTCAATTgcatttcttttttattcttttagcATTTTGTTATGTTATTGTACTAAAAATATCATGGACTAAATTAATACCAAAATTCCATTTGTAACCAAATTAAAAGGTGTTCATTTTAACTTGGTAGatttataaaacaaacaattcttataaaaaaaatttattgtaaGCATGTGGTACACCACGTCCAAACTAATACCGGTTCGCACCGTGGAGGCGAGGCAATATGTTTAAGTGTTGCTCAAAGTGATAGTTTCGTGCTAGAGTGAGGTTCCAACCCCTGACCTCTCTAAAAGAGTGAGAGTACCCTCAACCACTCATATCAATAACACTTGGTTCAAGAAAAACTcatcataaaaaatattattttgatttatttgattttaataaaattattcttatttTTACAAAACGATTTTCTTTTTTAACTTGATTTGTATCTTTATACTATTATTGCAGAAAACACAAAGTAAAATTTTGTTTAATCAAttactatttttaattttcatttaattatttagattaatttttattaatttatgtattgtattttttattgttgattaatttaagcCATGGTCATATTAAACATTTAACGTACTAACATCAATgatttattataaatttatcCAACACTAGTTATTACTAATAACAAATAATTAACAGCAACAAAATCATTTAACTAATTACAAACATAAATAGCTATCCACTAACAACCAAACCAAACAGATTCGTtatgaataaaaatttaaagaGACAATCACCTCTTTATCCGAATATAAAGTTTGAAGCACTGTTTTGAAAATCAAACTGGGTAGGACGTGCTTGACCATGAACTGGTCATGTATCTTGTCTGATACATACTAGTTTTTTTATGTGCCTGAATCGTTTGAATCAGCTAGATTCAACCATTTGATTTGTATTTATTGtaatattaagttttttttatctgaTTGTAATATTAAGTTATGTATTAATTTAATCTTAATTTTAAATATGGTATCAAATCAATCCGGATAAAACACCAATTTCTAAACTTTACACATTAATTTAAACCTTTAACTTGTCATTTTGAATCAAATTAGTCCAAATCACATATGTCAACATTTATTATATGTCAATTATTTATACTAATGacaattatcattttgagaTGCCTTCcatacttactttgtttttgacaaagtaagttttactttgtcttttctaccattggatgagtttactttgtcaaagttcatcactatccacatggtagttatttgtaattaactctattttttaatatataaaagagttataATGGGTACTGGGTACTTTCCCCTACCCGTCGTAATGGTTTGATTTTATACTCGTCTCATATCCTTTTATACAGCATACAGGTAATTTCATTAGAGTCGTTTAGTACCGAATATCCATAGGTACTGCACCTGTTGCCACCCTAATTAAGAGAAATGAAATACAAAATTAAAAGAGTTTAAAGTTAACAAATGAAATTTATGGAATTGAGGATGTAATTGACCCACCTTGTAAGACAAGTTTTGGAACCTATATAGCATAAAGTATGGCTATGCAACATTACTTTAATTTGTATAGTTGAGTTATTGGTATGACCCAATTAAGTTATATGATATTAAATATTAACAATACTAGGTTGTACTATCATCATATAATGGAGCTGTCATGGCAATCACCATTTTGTACTAATATCTAAAACTACAAAGTACTGTAATAAGAGCTTAGATGTATCAtcaccaataatatttattatattcactttttatttattattttatcactaaaattattaattattctttatatttaccaatagtaaAAAATAGTCATcaacaataaattattaataaaaaataaattaataaggtATTAaaggtatatttggtaaaacgTAATGGAATGTCCACTACACCAAAAACTCATTACTATATTTTAatgcaatttttaattttattggaatgTAATGGTAATTATATGACTTAAATTTTCTTTAATAACTTTTGTAATCAAGATTATTGAACAAATCCATAGGAATTCCTATTACATTCCAAATATGTAATCCTGATTCCTTCAAACTAACATTTCCTTTCATGATATTCATCTCACTCCCGATCCAAGCTTTTCAACATTCATCTCACTCTCGATCTAAGCTTTTCACCATTGATTGTGAGAGTTCGATTTAAGCCACTCGCCTAAACTCGAAAGCTAATCTACATGTGATTGATTCTCTCCTAGATATTCCCATTctctattttatttctaatgcagatttatgatttatgattttATTTCTGATGCCCATTATACTTATGGATGGTTTctatttttttgataatttccTTAGATGATTTAAATCTAAAGGGTTCTGCATCTTGATGGCTCTGCATAAatcaatattttaaacaattaacAAATAATAACATAAATGGCATAAGAAACTCATGCAAAGTAACATTTGAACCTTCAAATACTCATCCCAAACTGCATTTTCTGCTGCCACACACTTTCTATCAGCATCCCAACCAAAACCGCTACAATTGGTACCAGTTAGCATGTCATGTACAGTACCAAAATGAAGTTTCAGTGTCCTTATCTTTGACTCTATGTGTGCTTTGTCTTTGATTCCACGTCCTGGTAACTTTGTTTCAAGAAGATCCTTAATTGCTTTGGCATATCCACATTTAAAACCACGTTCAACTTTAAAACCACCAACATTGTGCAATTCAATGAGAACCTCAACCAGTTTAGATTCTTCTTCAAATGTCTATGATCTTTTATTTGTGTCTGGCTTCTTGGGACCTTTAACACTTTCTACTAACATCTTCttgcaaaaagaaaatataataataataataataataataataataataaagcagaTACTGACATAGAAATAGACAGAGAAGTTTAAGTTAGCTTCTATAACTTGAAAATTTTGAGCTATATATATCcacaatacaaaaaaaaaagactacatGATCATAAGGTTCCAAAAAATAACATAATTGTATTTTATCATATTAATTCCTACAATTAAACGTGATTTTTCCATGCACAAAACATGTCATTTGCTAACCGATCTCTCCAAATACTCCATTCATTTGATGTTTCGATCATCGAAATAATATCTTAACTTTCATTTTCACTGATTCCTCCTTGTCTCCTTCTATCAAAACTTTCCTCCATCAAATCTATTGCCATTTCTCTTCTTATAAAATTGTGAACAAGACAACATGACATAATAATCATGTTGCAAATCTTAACAGGATAAAATCTAGGACTCCTAAGGATTGTCCAACGTAATTTTAGTACTCCAAATCATCTTTCTATCACATCTGTAGCCGATGAATGCTTCATGTTGAAGAATTCTTTGGGGTTTGTAGGTTGATGTCCTTCCTTCCAATCATTTAAATGATATCTTTGTCCTCTATAAGGTGTAAGGAATCCCTCTGAATTTGTATACCCAACATCAACAAGATAATAATATCTTACATTGTAACACAAAATTGTTAAAATGAAtcacaattttattattattattattcgtgAAAGTAGTTGTTACTCACCATGAGGCATTTCCAAACCATTCTTTCTATTTATAGCATCTCGAAGAACTCGACCATCAGCAGCTGATCCTTCCCAGCCagttaatacataaataaattgCATATCTTGTGAACAAACTCCAAGCACGTTAGTTGCAATTTCTCCTTTACGGTTTCTATATCTTGGCCTATCAACTGCTGGAACTTGAAGTCTTGTGTATGTACCATTTAAAGCCCCAAGACAGTTccgacaaaaaaaattaagtcaatatataaataatgacaTTCATTtgctaaattatattaaatgcCAAAAAGAAATAGTATTACCTTAAACCATTTCCATCTAAAATCTAACGAGTTCGCAAGAACGGATTCCGACTTTTTAAGTAAAACACTTTACAAACGCATGATTCCTTTCAATACATATCCAAAGTGCATGCTAATAGTTTCTCTTGACCGCCTAAAGCGAAACTATATAACGTTGTTCTTCACATGATGAGCAAGTATATACAAACACATTGCTACTTGCTCATCTATCATCATATACTTTGTATCTTTTAGACCTCCTTCGTGTTCAAGCATATAACAATTTTTTAAAAGTATGCCTATTCATTCTAATTCCTGACATACAaacttcatcatcat
The window above is part of the Euphorbia lathyris chromosome 3, ddEupLath1.1, whole genome shotgun sequence genome. Proteins encoded here:
- the LOC136224881 gene encoding pollen-specific leucine-rich repeat extensin-like protein 2, with protein sequence MEEEEENIPPFWLQTNDGRRRRLRHKASSIFLNSGVLLLILLVIALVFIFVIVPSIVSFTSQIFKPNLIKKSWDSLNLVLVLFAIVCGFLGRNHNSNNSNNGSPSYQSMESSNVQQHDDAQAQRSYPSTPVNRWYQDRTAYSGLNRLRSFNSYPDLRQESLWVTNSDERWRFYDDTHLNGYRISNSDQLQDVLPPLPPPQKKKQELKKLQQEDEDVRTKDVDVDTSVKEVVYTPPPLSPPKMPTKAVKRKVKRTYEDIGYEKRKVESEKDLKTAPPSPPPLTTTRPQPVFSKNEKKRGKDLLMTPFRKKKKKQRQKSVENLESLFDPQSSFYQSSIPPPSPAPPPPPPPPPPHFLQNLFSTKKSRAKKAHLAPAPPPPPPPPPRPVTSSSRASRTTLQVAAVTTHKPPKSVRTGGFNGVEENVESGNLSPLNPIPPPPPLPPFKVNSWKFVRDGDYVRVASFNSDRSASPDLESEESSPMADSSPKIMPLFCPSPDVNTKAENFIARFRAGLKMEKMNSVTGRSNLGPGSDPVEGEGPS